From Gottschalkiaceae bacterium SANA:
ATCGAGTTATCAAGCGAAAAAACCTTCAACGGAATTTACATTCAAGAAATGGGATTTTAAAAAAGTGAATTAATAAAGTGAAGTTGATAGAAAATTGAAAAAAAGTGATGATATAATAAAATATATCGTCACTTTTTTTCATGTTTGAAATAAATGGGCGAATATAAATCGATAAAGTAGAAATAAGCCCTGAATTACAGGGAAAAAGTCTAAATAATGTGATTGGCATGAAAATTGCAATAATAAGGAGTGGGAGAAGAAGATGGAACTAGTTGAGATGATTTTGCAGGAAATTCAAAAAGAAGACCGGAAGGAGCCCTATCAAGACCAACAATTGGCGGAACTTCTTGCTTGTGATCGCACCAGTATTACAAAAGCGAGAAAGCGACATGGAATTGAAGAGTCTCGAACTCGATTTAAGCAGTATGTTGCTGAGGAAATCGCAGGTATTTTGCAAGAAGACAGTGATCTTCCCAATCGAGAATTAATCCGGGAGCTTGGCAAAAAAGGATTTTCAATTTCCCCCTATATGATGAAACAGATTCGAGTCAGCATGACAGAAGCAAAACCGAAAAATTCAGAGCGAGGGAACAAGAAACAAAAGCTTGTCAATATAGCGGAATTAGAAAGTGTTTATTCGGATATTGTAGGAAATCTTGGCAGTTTTAAAACCGTGATTCAATCCCTTGAAGCAGCCGTGATGTATCCGCCAAAGGGTCTAAATACCTTGATCACTGGCGAAAGCGGTGTGGGCAAGACTATGCTTGCAAGAAAAATGTATGAGTTTGGGCGGATGAAGGGAAGGTTTCCTTTAAATAGTGAATTTGTGCATTTCAATTGTGCGGATTATGCAGAAAACTCACAACTCATCTTATCCATGTTGTTTGGTGTGAAAAAGGGAGCCTATACGGGTGCTTCTGATGATCGTATTGGATTGGTGGAAAAGGCGCGAAATAGCATTTTGTTTTTAGATGAAGTACACAGAATGCCAGCAGAAGGGCAAGAGATTCTTTTTAAAATTATTGACGAAGGTGTTTATCGACGATTGGGTGAGAGTGACCGTGAGCGAGAAATTAATGTGTTCATCGTTGCGGCAACAACGGAGGAACCAACAGAATGTTTGCTGGATACCTTTTTGAGGCGATTCCCCATGATGGTTCATATTCCACCATTGAAGCAGAGGCCAGCATCGGAACGATTGGAGTTGATCGAACGATATCTGCTTGTACAAGCCAAACAACTGCAAAAGGATATTTGGCTTGACCATGACAGCGCTTTGGCTTTCTTGTTGCATATGCCCAAGGGTAATGTTGGAAAATTGTTCAATGAAATTCAAGTATGTATCGCAAAGGCCTATTTGGAATCAATGATTGAAAACAAAAAAGAAATCCGAATTACATTTGATTTGGTGGATCATCAGATTCAAAGAAATTTGATGGATAAGAATCAATTCTACAAAGAGGCAAATCAAATTGTACATTATCAAGGACTTACGATTCCAAAAGATGGTCGTCTGGAAGCTTCGCTATTTAATCTTAAAGACGAAGAAACCATATATAAATTAACGGAACACCTTTTTCAAGAAAGCAAGGAATCGGAACGATCAATTGAAGAAACACAACAGTATATTGGAGAGAAAATTGAAGGATTTATTCAGAAAAAGGTAAACAAGACTTATCCCATTGACAAGCAAAATATTATCAAAATCATTGGAACACAATTGGCTTCAACCGTCGAGCGTGCATTGGAGTTGGCTGCACCAATTATCCAAAAATACGATATGCAATTATTTTATTCTTTGGCGGTGCATATCAATGAAACGATTGAACGTGTTAAGGCGGGGAAAGCCATTGAAAATCCAAAGCTCCGCACGATTGAAAGCAAGCATAAGGATGTTTTTGAGATTGCATTACGGATGACTGAGTATATTACCTCAAGAACTGGGGTGGAATTTCCAAAAGATGAAGCGGCCTTTGTGGCTATGTATTTGTTGGGTTATATCGAGAAGGAAAAAGATACAGGGAGAATTGGAATCTTGGTTCTTAATCATGGGGAGTATGGTCTTCCAATGATTCGTTTGGCAGAAACATTAATGGGCCAGGCGAACATTGCCAATGTCGCGATGAAGATGGAGGATCAACCGAGCGAAGTGTTACCTCTTGCGATGGAACGAGTTCGGAAAATGGATGAAGGGAAAGGCGTTTTACTTTTTGTTGATATGGGTTCGCTGAATGCATTTGGATCATTGATTGAAGAGAGCACAGGGATTAAGGTGAAAACCGTCGCAAGATTTGATGTCTTGATGTTGATGGAAGCGGTGCGCATGTGTCGAATGGCAGAAATAAGCTTGAGTGATATTCATAAGCACTTGATAGCACCAGAGCGCAGCCATCTGAGGCGGGATGATAAGCGGATAAAACCAGCCATGAAAAAACCATTGATTATAACGACCTGCATGACGGGACAAGGTGCCAGCGTTTATTTGAAGGAACTGTTGGATCGTTCACTTGATGATCTGCCAATCGAGATCAAAGAAATAGGCGTCTTCTCGGAGGTGAGTTTAGATGATCAAATCCAGCAACTATCACAAACCTATACCATTTTATGTGTGGTTGGAACAATCAATCCCAAGAAAGAATGGATTCAATTTATCAGTATAGATCAGGTGGTGTCTGGAAAAGCGGTTGAAACAATTCGCTATTTGTATCGTAAGCAGTATGGTGAAAAGGAAAAGTATCCGATTGATCGTCACTTGATTTTCAATCGACAAGCAGTTTCGACAAAAGAAGAATGTATTGAATTCTTATGTCGACAGATGGTGGACCAGGGAGTTGTAACAAAACGATATTTACAAGATGTTTATGAGCGAGAAGAAATGGGTTTGACCTGTTTGTTGGACGCGCAGGAAAAAGGAATTGCGATTATTCATACGGTATCGTCTAAAGAAGTTATTCGAGACGGGATGAGCATTCTGAGCACAAGACAACCTATTTTTTGGGATGCGATTGATATTGATGTTGTTGTGGTGATGGCATTGACGGATTCGGAAAGTCGTTTACCCTATTTAGTGAATCGCACAATATTTCAAAACGAAGACCGAATGAGACGGATTCGGGCATCACAATCAAAGGGTGAAATGCTTACTCTAATCCAAGAGGCATTGCAAACATAAAAGCTAGCAGCAAAAGGAGGAAACATGTTACAAAATTTACGTGAAAAGGTATTGGACATTGGGCTTAAAATGAAGGCCTATGGTTTGATTGCGCAAGCAGGGGGGACTGTCTGTGCGAGGGATCCAGAAACCGGATTGATTGCGATTTCCGCAAGCGGCATGTCTTATGAAGAGATGACCTGGCAGGATGTCTTAATCATTGATGAAGAGAAAAATCTTCTTGCTGGCGAGCGAAAAATATCGGTAGCAACCGATATGTTTTTGACTATTTTTAAAAACCGGCCCGATGTGAATGCGCTGATTCATACGCATTCCCGTTATGCAACGGCATTTGCGGCGGTGAAAAAGCCAATCCCTGTGATTACAACGACTCAGGGAAATATTGTCGGGGGCCAAGTGCCTGTGGTGCAAACCGTTCATGTTGGTCCCTATGATCAAGCCTTCTACAACGAAATTGCTGAAACACTGGGAAATGGGTGGGCATGCAATTTAGCTGCGCACGGCCCGATCTGCGCAGGCACCGATTTGGAAATGGCTTTGGATGTATCAGTAACCATAGAAGTAACCGCGCACACAGCGTGGATTGCAAAGTTTTTGGGCGAACCGTATCAACTTACAAATGAAGAGATTCAGGGTTCGTTTCAATTTTGTCAGGCCGCAGTTGGCCAAAAATGAAGGGAGGTGACAAAGTGGCAGAAAGAAAATTGATTTTATGTGTTTGCGGAGCAGGAATTAACACGTCAATGAATGCAAAAATGACGATTATGGAACATCTACGTGATGCGGGGATGGATGATGTTGAGGTTAAGCATGCAATGATTGGTGATATTACACCTTATCGGGGCAGGGAAAACATGGTTGTGGTATGGATGACACAGATTGATGCAAAGTTCGAGGCACCAGGCGTGCAAGGCATGGCATATTTAATTGGAACCAAGAAGAAAAAGCGTGCCTTATCTGAAGAAATTATGCAGAAAATGAAAGAAATTTGCAAGGAATAAAAATAGCATCACAAGAGGCGTCGAAACAGCTTGTGATGCTACTTAATCAAATCGCAAAGAGACTTTACGAATGACTTAATAATTCTAGCAATTATTGAGCAATAAATCAAATAAATGGAGGACTATTATGGTTGCATCTATATTAGGAAGTTTGGGGGGACCCGTACTTGTCGCTATTGTTATGTTTTTACTCGGTCTGATTTTTCAAGCTGGTTTTTCCAAAAGTATACGCGGGGGATTATATGCAGGGATTGGCTTAGCAGGTCTATTTGTTGTTGTCAATGCGGTAACAGCAAGTTTGACACCAGCGATTCAAGCTTTTGCAGCACGTTTTGACACAAGCTTGACCTTAACTGATGTTGGTTGGGGATCTGCGGGTATTGCCTTTTCATGGCCAGGATTAGCATTTGTTATTATCGGTGTTATTGTTGTTAATATTATTTTGGTCATGCTTGGTGTTGTAAAGACCATGTGGACAGATATTTGGTCTTACTGGCATGGTCAAGTTGTTGGTGGTTTTGTATGGTATACAACAGGAAGCGTAACGCTAGGTGTGGCAGCAGCTATTTTGTATTTGACTTTGGGTAGTTTTATTGCCGACTACACGGCAAAACGATATCAAGAATTCAATGGGATGCCAGGAATTTCGGTTCCATGTGCAGTCAGTTTAGCGGGAATTTTTGCACAACCAGTTAACGCATTGATTGAAAAGATTCCTGGAATCCGAGATATTAATGGGTCGCCAGAAAACATTCGTAAGCGTATGGGAATCTTTGGTGAACTAGGTGTTATGGGTGTTGTGATTGGTGCTTTTATTGGTTTGCTTGCAGGCTATGGCTATGCGGCTGTTTTAAACTTGGGTGTTCAAGTTGGTGTGATGATGGTCTTCTTGCCAAAGACGGTTTCCGTTCTTTGTGAGGGTGTTATTCCAATCGCCAACTCGGCTACAGAATTTATTCAAGAAAAATTTGAGGACAAGGAAGTTTATGTAGCAGTTGACTGTGCGGCTCTATTGGGCCATCCATCTGTTATGGCATCTGCCGTTTTACTTTACCCAATCGCTGTTATTATGGGCGTTTTACTACCAGGCAATGGCATCATTCCAATTGCTAGTTTGGCGATTATTCCTTACTGGTGTGGAGCGATTGCACCTTATTGTAAAGGCAATGTATTCCGTATTGTATTGACAACCATGCTTTGGATGGTTCCAATTTTCTATATCGCAACAGCAATGGGCGATGTGCATACTGGAACTATGGCTTCATTAGGACTTGGCGAAGCGGCAAGCTCTTCTTTTGACATGGGTGGCGATATTTTAGGATTCTTGGTTCATAAGATTTTTAGCATCTTTTAGGAGTTGTTGAACCTAGCCCGATGGTATCGGGCTAGGTTTTACAAGACGGGAGAAAGGAGAAAGTATGTTTATTCTAGAAAATCAGAATGTGCTGCTCGGGGTTGATGCAAAAAATCAACGAGAAGCAATTCAGATCCTTGGAAACCAAATGGTGGAAAATGGATTTATTAAAGAGGCGTATATCGACGCTGTTATTGAGCGGGAAATGCAATATCCAACAGGACTTCCCACAGAAGGCGTAAAGGTAGCCATACCGCATGCGAATGCGAATCACGTGATTCAATCCACAATTGGTGTCATGACGCTTTCGAAACCCGTGACTTTTTGTAGTATGGGGGATGCAACAGAAGAGTTGGATGTTGAACTAATTTTTCTTTTAGCAAACACAGATCAGTCGGATCAGCCAGAATCCTTGCAGCGATTGATGCAATGCTTTTCTGAAGAGGAAGCACTGTTGAAAATGAAAGCGGCAACAACAGAAGATGAGATTTTAACG
This genomic window contains:
- a CDS encoding sigma 54-interacting transcriptional regulator; amino-acid sequence: MELVEMILQEIQKEDRKEPYQDQQLAELLACDRTSITKARKRHGIEESRTRFKQYVAEEIAGILQEDSDLPNRELIRELGKKGFSISPYMMKQIRVSMTEAKPKNSERGNKKQKLVNIAELESVYSDIVGNLGSFKTVIQSLEAAVMYPPKGLNTLITGESGVGKTMLARKMYEFGRMKGRFPLNSEFVHFNCADYAENSQLILSMLFGVKKGAYTGASDDRIGLVEKARNSILFLDEVHRMPAEGQEILFKIIDEGVYRRLGESDREREINVFIVAATTEEPTECLLDTFLRRFPMMVHIPPLKQRPASERLELIERYLLVQAKQLQKDIWLDHDSALAFLLHMPKGNVGKLFNEIQVCIAKAYLESMIENKKEIRITFDLVDHQIQRNLMDKNQFYKEANQIVHYQGLTIPKDGRLEASLFNLKDEETIYKLTEHLFQESKESERSIEETQQYIGEKIEGFIQKKVNKTYPIDKQNIIKIIGTQLASTVERALELAAPIIQKYDMQLFYSLAVHINETIERVKAGKAIENPKLRTIESKHKDVFEIALRMTEYITSRTGVEFPKDEAAFVAMYLLGYIEKEKDTGRIGILVLNHGEYGLPMIRLAETLMGQANIANVAMKMEDQPSEVLPLAMERVRKMDEGKGVLLFVDMGSLNAFGSLIEESTGIKVKTVARFDVLMLMEAVRMCRMAEISLSDIHKHLIAPERSHLRRDDKRIKPAMKKPLIITTCMTGQGASVYLKELLDRSLDDLPIEIKEIGVFSEVSLDDQIQQLSQTYTILCVVGTINPKKEWIQFISIDQVVSGKAVETIRYLYRKQYGEKEKYPIDRHLIFNRQAVSTKEECIEFLCRQMVDQGVVTKRYLQDVYEREEMGLTCLLDAQEKGIAIIHTVSSKEVIRDGMSILSTRQPIFWDAIDIDVVVVMALTDSESRLPYLVNRTIFQNEDRMRRIRASQSKGEMLTLIQEALQT
- a CDS encoding class II aldolase/adducin family protein, whose protein sequence is MLQNLREKVLDIGLKMKAYGLIAQAGGTVCARDPETGLIAISASGMSYEEMTWQDVLIIDEEKNLLAGERKISVATDMFLTIFKNRPDVNALIHTHSRYATAFAAVKKPIPVITTTQGNIVGGQVPVVQTVHVGPYDQAFYNEIAETLGNGWACNLAAHGPICAGTDLEMALDVSVTIEVTAHTAWIAKFLGEPYQLTNEEIQGSFQFCQAAVGQK
- a CDS encoding PTS galactitol transporter subunit IIC, translated to MVASILGSLGGPVLVAIVMFLLGLIFQAGFSKSIRGGLYAGIGLAGLFVVVNAVTASLTPAIQAFAARFDTSLTLTDVGWGSAGIAFSWPGLAFVIIGVIVVNIILVMLGVVKTMWTDIWSYWHGQVVGGFVWYTTGSVTLGVAAAILYLTLGSFIADYTAKRYQEFNGMPGISVPCAVSLAGIFAQPVNALIEKIPGIRDINGSPENIRKRMGIFGELGVMGVVIGAFIGLLAGYGYAAVLNLGVQVGVMMVFLPKTVSVLCEGVIPIANSATEFIQEKFEDKEVYVAVDCAALLGHPSVMASAVLLYPIAVIMGVLLPGNGIIPIASLAIIPYWCGAIAPYCKGNVFRIVLTTMLWMVPIFYIATAMGDVHTGTMASLGLGEAASSSFDMGGDILGFLVHKIFSIF
- a CDS encoding PTS sugar transporter subunit IIA, whose translation is MFILENQNVLLGVDAKNQREAIQILGNQMVENGFIKEAYIDAVIEREMQYPTGLPTEGVKVAIPHANANHVIQSTIGVMTLSKPVTFCSMGDATEELDVELIFLLANTDQSDQPESLQRLMQCFSEEEALLKMKAATTEDEILTVLRDYMKE